A stretch of the Sorangium aterium genome encodes the following:
- a CDS encoding alpha/beta hydrolase family protein, whose translation MTCAERLAAVLSVSLLAACAPTAPDDVVGGGVPKLEPSERGDLLRHEKAATLTGEQIAANVPEYDLAELVRYDVDVYRVYYSSVYKDTPEVLSGLVMVPRAAGPLSHYQYHHGTMLPFPSSDGEGSLDAPSLYDGSGPKDDANQLETRFLVAVPASHGYFVSAPDYAGYNITSDLEHTYAYHPELAAVSVDMILAAQTLAEQLDVTLNDRLFLAGWSEGGGATLATHKLITEEHSDRLEVTASAPFAGPYHMSRFYREIMTAEGELDSLAIYNWAVYSANTLSGLNIPAEEIWRYPVAGALDALSVQSQRPTEVYQRGFLDGFAEGVEGDFLAMVAERQDLHEGWTPRGKVFLHSGEQDDIVPYYNSVDTYTALLAADADVVLRTYAGDHYSPAESYFRTMMSDFEELLGPPP comes from the coding sequence GTGACCTGCGCTGAACGCCTCGCAGCGGTCCTCTCCGTGTCTCTGCTCGCTGCCTGCGCTCCCACGGCTCCTGATGATGTCGTGGGCGGCGGTGTGCCGAAGCTCGAGCCCTCGGAGCGTGGCGACCTGTTGCGCCATGAGAAGGCAGCCACCCTCACCGGGGAGCAGATCGCGGCCAACGTGCCGGAGTACGACCTCGCCGAGCTCGTGCGATACGATGTGGACGTCTATCGTGTCTATTACTCGTCGGTCTACAAGGACACTCCGGAGGTGCTCTCCGGCCTCGTGATGGTGCCCAGAGCGGCGGGGCCCCTCTCGCACTACCAGTACCACCACGGCACGATGCTGCCGTTTCCGTCGTCGGACGGCGAGGGCAGCCTCGACGCTCCGTCGCTCTACGATGGCTCAGGACCGAAGGACGACGCCAATCAGCTGGAGACCCGCTTCCTCGTCGCGGTTCCGGCGTCTCATGGTTACTTCGTCTCGGCTCCCGACTATGCAGGCTACAATATCACGAGCGATCTGGAGCACACCTATGCGTATCATCCGGAGCTGGCTGCCGTCTCGGTGGACATGATCCTGGCGGCTCAGACGCTCGCCGAACAGCTCGACGTGACGCTGAATGACCGGCTGTTCCTCGCCGGCTGGTCCGAGGGCGGCGGCGCCACGCTCGCGACCCACAAGCTCATCACGGAGGAGCACAGCGACCGCCTGGAGGTGACGGCCAGCGCTCCCTTCGCGGGCCCGTACCACATGAGCCGGTTCTACCGCGAGATCATGACCGCCGAGGGCGAGCTCGACTCTCTCGCCATCTACAACTGGGCCGTTTATAGCGCCAACACGCTCTCCGGGCTGAACATCCCCGCGGAGGAGATCTGGCGCTATCCGGTCGCAGGCGCGCTCGACGCGCTCTCCGTCCAGTCGCAGCGGCCCACGGAGGTGTATCAACGGGGGTTCCTCGACGGGTTCGCCGAGGGGGTGGAGGGCGATTTCCTCGCAATGGTCGCGGAGCGCCAGGATCTTCATGAAGGCTGGACGCCCCGCGGCAAGGTGTTCCTGCACTCCGGAGAGCAGGACGATATCGTGCCGTACTACAACAGCGTGGATACCTACACCGCGCTGCTGGCGGCCGACGCCGACGTCGTGCTGCGCACGTACGCAGGGGACCATTACTCGCCTGCGGAGAGCTACTTTCGCACGATGATGAGCGACTTCGAGGAGCTCCTCGGCCCGCCGCCTTGA
- a CDS encoding type 1 glutamine amidotransferase domain-containing protein, with the protein MTTERTKRDGERPATEPTRGPGRRGAPQRAARRTALIAGLSVLLAGSALVACGAAAPRLHPVFPERPVAEKPRGKILFVLSAAREQTLADSSKRATGTFLGELYEPYLALTGAGHEVVFATDGGAAPAIDPESLDARYWGDGARRAQAQRFVERAPEVRAPLSLKAARAAADSFDGIVVPGGQGVMVDLLDNADLHALLAHFGAKHQPVGLICHAPAVLTRMRQPNPLSGRTVTSVSSFEEVYIETFVMGADAQVRGIGEQLEDHGYEHEAAFPGSAYAQRDCNLVTSQNPFSTDRFSALYLEALADYRRGARCAEDARDGRR; encoded by the coding sequence ATGACGACGGAACGAACGAAGCGAGACGGCGAGCGCCCAGCAACGGAACCCACGCGCGGCCCGGGGCGCCGCGGAGCGCCGCAGCGCGCGGCCCGAAGGACGGCGCTGATAGCGGGCCTCTCGGTCCTGCTTGCCGGCTCGGCGCTCGTCGCGTGCGGCGCGGCGGCGCCCAGGCTCCACCCCGTGTTCCCCGAGCGCCCGGTGGCAGAAAAACCCAGAGGGAAGATCCTCTTCGTCCTCAGCGCCGCGCGAGAGCAGACGCTCGCGGACAGCTCGAAGCGCGCGACCGGCACCTTCCTCGGCGAGCTCTACGAGCCGTACCTGGCGCTCACCGGCGCGGGGCACGAGGTCGTGTTCGCGACCGACGGAGGCGCCGCCCCGGCGATCGACCCGGAGAGCCTCGATGCGCGGTACTGGGGAGACGGAGCGCGGCGCGCGCAAGCGCAGCGCTTCGTCGAGCGCGCCCCGGAGGTCCGCGCGCCGCTCAGCCTGAAGGCGGCGCGCGCCGCGGCCGACTCGTTCGACGGCATCGTCGTTCCCGGCGGTCAGGGCGTGATGGTCGACCTGCTCGACAACGCGGATCTGCACGCGCTGCTCGCTCACTTTGGCGCGAAACACCAGCCCGTGGGGCTCATCTGCCATGCGCCGGCGGTGCTCACCCGCATGCGGCAGCCGAACCCGCTCAGCGGTCGGACGGTGACGTCGGTCTCGTCATTCGAGGAGGTTTATATCGAGACCTTCGTGATGGGGGCCGACGCCCAGGTCCGGGGCATCGGCGAGCAGCTCGAGGACCACGGCTACGAGCACGAGGCCGCATTCCCGGGGAGCGCCTATGCGCAGCGGGATTGCAACCTCGTGACCAGCCAGAATCCCTTCTCCACCGATCGGTTCAGCGCCCTTTACCTGGAGGCCCTGGCCGACTATCGACGCGGCGCCCGCTGCGCCGAGGATGCCCGCGATGGCCGTCGATAG
- a CDS encoding Crp/Fnr family transcriptional regulator, with protein sequence MVQLSRAEQIAALARMIAALDARPAPRFDAFAALFHGKSLRKGEAFVRAGEASDSVALVSSGIARMFYMRSDGKEFNKGFISAPDFMSVLEALITGEPARLTIQALTPMQLFVAPYSRLSEFCEHDIYWERVSRRIVERVYLKKVRREASLLMEPAAERYRAFLAEHGAVARRVPDYHIAAYLGITPEALSRLKRAATRSAAS encoded by the coding sequence ATGGTGCAGCTCTCGCGCGCGGAACAGATCGCGGCGCTCGCGCGCATGATCGCCGCGCTCGACGCCCGGCCGGCGCCGCGCTTCGACGCCTTCGCGGCCCTGTTTCACGGGAAGAGCCTGCGGAAGGGCGAGGCGTTCGTGCGGGCGGGCGAGGCGAGCGACTCGGTGGCGCTCGTCAGCTCCGGCATCGCGAGGATGTTTTACATGCGGAGCGATGGGAAGGAGTTCAACAAGGGGTTCATCTCCGCGCCGGACTTCATGTCGGTGCTGGAGGCGCTGATCACCGGAGAACCCGCCCGGCTGACGATCCAGGCGCTGACCCCGATGCAGCTCTTCGTCGCGCCCTACTCGCGGCTGAGCGAGTTCTGTGAGCACGACATCTACTGGGAGCGGGTGAGCCGGCGGATCGTCGAGCGGGTGTACCTGAAGAAGGTGCGCCGCGAGGCGTCGCTGCTGATGGAACCGGCGGCCGAGCGCTATCGCGCGTTCCTCGCAGAGCACGGGGCCGTGGCGCGCCGCGTGCCCGACTACCACATCGCGGCGTATCTCGGCATCACACCCGAAGCCCTGAGCCGCCTGAAGCGCGCGGCGACCAGGTCCGCTGCTTCTTGA
- a CDS encoding mechanosensitive ion channel family protein translates to MDERVQRYVDMGVALGVSVGGKIVGAILVWVIGRMIVRGLLSMLQRSSALKKLDTTLAHYLESAASVLLNILLVIAVLSVFGVETTTFASLLAAIGIAVGMAWSGLLSNLAAGIFMILLRPFKTGDYVTAGGVTGTVHSIGLFATTLDTPDNVRTIVGNNKIFSDTIQNFSTNPVRRVDCTAQLAHGADHEAAIARLKTHLALIPNVAKTPAPSVEILDFTLAGPVLAVRPFCHTDHYWDVYFATTKIIREELGKMGLPVPSQHVHINQLAAAPPHRAASSEIHPTA, encoded by the coding sequence ATGGACGAGAGGGTTCAGCGGTACGTGGACATGGGGGTAGCGCTCGGGGTGAGCGTCGGCGGGAAGATCGTGGGCGCGATCCTCGTCTGGGTCATCGGCCGCATGATCGTCCGGGGGCTCCTGTCGATGCTGCAGCGCAGCTCCGCGCTGAAGAAGCTCGACACGACGCTGGCTCATTACCTGGAGTCGGCGGCGTCCGTGCTGCTGAACATCCTGCTCGTCATCGCCGTGCTCAGCGTCTTCGGCGTCGAGACGACCACCTTCGCCAGCCTGCTCGCCGCGATCGGCATCGCCGTCGGCATGGCATGGTCCGGCCTCCTGTCGAACCTCGCGGCCGGCATCTTCATGATCCTCCTGCGCCCCTTCAAGACCGGGGATTACGTGACGGCCGGCGGCGTGACGGGCACCGTCCACTCGATCGGCCTGTTCGCGACGACCCTCGACACGCCCGACAACGTCCGCACCATCGTGGGCAACAACAAGATCTTCAGCGACACGATCCAGAACTTCAGCACGAACCCGGTCCGCCGCGTCGACTGCACCGCGCAGCTCGCCCACGGCGCGGATCACGAGGCGGCGATCGCCCGGCTCAAGACGCACCTCGCGCTCATCCCCAACGTCGCGAAGACCCCTGCTCCCAGCGTCGAGATCCTGGATTTCACCCTCGCCGGGCCCGTGCTGGCCGTCCGGCCCTTCTGCCACACCGATCACTACTGGGACGTCTACTTCGCCACGACCAAGATCATCCGCGAGGAGCTCGGCAAGATGGGGCTCCCCGTCCCGAGCCAGCACGTGCACATCAACCAGCTCGCGGCGGCGCCTCCCCATCGCGCCGCGAGCTCGGAGATTCACCCGACGGCCTGA
- a CDS encoding nuclear transport factor 2 family protein: MSVEERVAAERLVLAANEAFYEAFRAGDYQAMCRVWAERAPLACAHPGMEALSGRASVLESWSQLLRQTSPLRMRCQGASAHLFGEFAFVTCYEANGDEPAHLCATNVFVLEDGQWRMVHHHAGPLSAPRPERWAPARSRLMN, translated from the coding sequence ATGAGCGTCGAGGAGCGCGTCGCGGCGGAACGGCTTGTCCTGGCCGCAAACGAGGCCTTTTACGAGGCGTTCCGCGCCGGGGACTACCAGGCGATGTGCCGGGTGTGGGCCGAGCGGGCGCCCCTGGCCTGCGCCCATCCCGGCATGGAGGCGCTCTCGGGGCGCGCCAGCGTGCTCGAGAGCTGGAGCCAGCTCCTGCGCCAGACCTCGCCCCTGCGCATGCGCTGCCAGGGCGCCTCGGCGCACCTCTTCGGGGAGTTCGCCTTCGTCACGTGCTACGAGGCGAACGGCGACGAGCCCGCACACCTGTGCGCAACCAACGTGTTCGTCCTCGAAGACGGGCAATGGAGGATGGTCCACCACCACGCCGGTCCGCTCTCCGCGCCGCGACCCGAGCGGTGGGCGCCCGCTCGCTCCCGGCTCATGAACTGA